The window GGGCCTCCGCCTCGATTCCCAGGCCCTCGTCGCGGACCACGAGCCGGGCGGAGTCGGCGGAGCCGGACACCTCGACGGACACCGGCTTGCCCTGCCCGTACTTGAGGGCATTGCCGAGCAGGTTCTCCACCACCTGCTCCAGGCGGGCCACGTCCCAGTGGCCGGTGACGTCGCCGTCCACCGTCAGGTGAAGGGGGCTGCCCACGCGCTGGGCCTCGGGCGCGAAGCGCTCCACCACCGCCCGCACCAGGGCCGGCAGCGAAGCCTCCGAGGGCGTGAGCTTCAGCCGGCCGTGCGACAGGCGCGTCACGTCGAGCAAATCCCGGATGAGCCCCGTCAGCCGCTTCATCTGCCGCTTCGCGACGTCCACGTGCCGCTGCACCGCGTCGCCGGTCAGCGGGCCGCGCTCGGCCAGGCGCTGCAGGCTCTCCAGCTTGAGCGCCAGCGGGGTGAGCGGTGTGTTGAGCTCGTGGCTGGCAATCTGGAGGAACTCGTCGCGGACGCGGACGGCCTCGCGCAGCTCGGCCTCCACCGTCTTGAGCCGGGTGACGTCGCTGAGGGTGCCGCGCACGAGCGTCGCGCGGCCGGAGGCGTCCCGCGCGAAGATGTGGCCGATGCACGCCAGCCAGTGGGTGGAGCCGTCCGCGTGGATGACGCGGAAGTCGACGGCGTAGTCATCCGGCCCGCCCGGGGCGCAGGACTCCTGGATGGCGCGGTCCGCGGGCGCCACGTCGTCCGGGTGGGTGGCGCTGGTGAAGCACTCGTAGGTCCACACCTGCTGGGGCGGCAGGCCGTAGAGGCCGTCGTGGTTCTCCGTGCGGGTCATCTGCCCGGCGACGAAGTCGTACTCCCAGACGGCGACCTTCGCGGCCTGGGTGGCCAGGCGCAGGCGCTCCTCGTTGCGGCGCACCGACTCGTCCAGCCAGACCTCGTCGAGCGTCGCCACCCACTCGCCCACGGCGCCCGCGGCGTCGAGGACGGGCACGGCGTGGACGCGGGCGCGCGTGTAGCGCAGGTTGGGACGGCGGATGCGCAGCTCGACGTCGTACGGCGTCGCCGGGGCCTGGGCGGCGGCCCAGGCGCGCCGGGAAGCGTCACGGTCCTCGGGGTGGATGGCGTCACCCCAGCCGGGGCCGCGTGCCTCGTCCACGGACTGCCCCGTGTGCGCGCGCCAGCTCGGGCTGTCGTCGGCGAGGGCTCCGCCGGGAGTGAGTACCCACACCACCTTTCCGGTGGCCGCTGCGAGGGCGCGCACCGTGTCGTGCTTCAGCGGCTCACTGGTGTCCTCACGTCGCAAGGCACGACCCTCATGACCCGCTGGGCTGTCCAGGATGCGGGCTGGCCGCGCCCAGGCCTCGTCACGGGAGCGTCACCCGTAACAGGCGGCGACGGCGCATTCCAAGCACGGCGAGTCACAGCCGCGGGAGTTTGCACAGATGTGCCTTTGCCCTCGGATGGCTTGGGGCGCCAGCGAGCTGCCCACGCCAGCGACTCCTCCCTGCCCCGCCTCCCCCTCGCGTCCGTCAGGAATCCAGGGCCGCCGCGTCCCTCGCCCGAAAACGGAGGGGCCCATGCTCCACGGCGACGACAAGGCCCGCGAGATGGCCCGCAGCCTGCTCCCAGCGAAGAACCGGCACACTGCCCGCAAGGCGCGAGCGGAATTGAGCCGGCGCACCCGACGCTCCGTGCGCACCCGCATGGCCCTGCTCGAATACGACGTGGACGCCGCGGACGACCGCGCCGACCTGCACGAGGACTCCACGCGTGAGATGCGCAGGCTCGTGACCTGGCGACGGGACAGCGACAAGGTGAACCCCTTCCGCCGCTGGGCCCGCACCGTCACCCGGGAGGTGCCGCGTGACGAGCGGCTGGAGCACGTGCGCGGCGTCCTGCCCGAGGGTCTCATCGGCGAACACGCCCTGTCCCACCTGCGCTGGGACGCCCACTTCGAGACCACCGCGGACCGCGAGCAGCGCGAGGCCCGGCGCTGGAGGGGGCAGCTCCGCGACGCACCGCTGGAGCGCGGACTCTCCGCGCAGCTGCTGCGCCGCCTGCTGCAGCTGCCCGATGGCCAGCGGGCCTTCAACGAACACCTCAAGCGCGCCTGCGCGCGGCAATGGTCCTACGTGCGCGGGCATGACGGGCGGCGCCATGTGGTGTGGCAGGGGCTGGAGCCCATCCGGCTGCTCCTGGGCGAGCATGACGTGCTCCCCTTCCTCGACACCTTCCTGCGCCGCTGGCAGCTGGGCCCGTCCCGGAAGGACGTGACGCCCGCGCCCCCGGAGGCCGTCAGCGCGGCCCAGGAGTTCCTGCGCGTGTTCCATGCGCAGCGCGGCGACCTCCCCGCCACGCTCGCAGCGCTTCCCTCTCCTCCGGGAGCGGAGAAGCGAAAGGGCCCGGTGAGGCCATAGCCTCCACCGGGCCCTCCTCGACTCAACCGCGCGCGCCGCTCAGGGCTGCTCTTCCGAGGGCACCTCGCCCGTGAGCACGCAGATGAGCGCCACCGGGTCGCACTTCACGGGGAACACGGGGTTGATGCCCGAGCCGCGCAGCCGGCCCGCGTCGAAGTCCGCGTACGGGTCACACGCCGCCTCGTTGGGCTGGCCGTTGCTGCCCCGGCACGTCACCACCGGCCAGATGCCCCGGGCGACGTACTCGGCGGTGCAGCCGTTCTCCGTGTAGCGCAGGTCCGCGACGAACTGCGTGCCCGGCGTCCCCGGCGTGTTGTAGATGCGCAGGTTGGACCACTCGTACGCGTAGCTCTGTGCAACCCGCGCGGGCGGGCCGCCGTCCGGGAGCGTGCCGCCGTCCAGCAGGCCCACCGGGACGGCGGGCAGCTCCAGCCGGGCGGGCGTCAGCGTGGGGACGTCGCAGAAGTTGTCGGGCCCCGGCGCCTCGGTGGCGAAGGGCCCCACCGAGAACGTCTGGTGCGAGGGGTCCGGGTCCGGCCGCAGCGCGTGGTCATCCACCAGCTTGCCCAGCCGCGCGCTGCGCACGGCGACGGAGTCCGTCGCCCCGGGGTCCTGGTTGAAGAACTTCTGCAGGCCCACCGGCTCCGCCGCGAGCCGCGCGCAGGCGCGGTCCGGGTTCTCCCCCGGCTTCAGCGTGTACGTCGTCGCGAACGAGCCGGTGGAGCCGTCGATGCGCGCGCGGGCCACCACGCACTGCGGCTCCGGCTCCTCGCCGCTGCAGGCTCCGATGGCGACGGCGGCCGCCGCCACGCCCACACTCAGTCCCAGGATGCTTGGCTTCATTTGGAAGATGTCCTCTCTCGGGAAGCGCGGGCTAGAAGCTGACGCGGGCGCCCAGGCGGATGGAGCGCGGGGCCTGGTACGCCGTGGGGCGCTTGAAGTTGGGGTTGATGTCGGCCGTGGAGATGCGCTGGTTCGTCGTGGTCGAGATGATCTTGCAGCCCGGGTTGTTCGGGTCGAGGCACGCGGACAGGTCCGCCGGCGTCCCACCCTGCTCGATGGCATACACGCGCGTGAAGGTCAGCGTCTGGTCCACGCTGGTGTGCTGCTGGAAGTTGAAGAGGTTGAACACGTCCAGCGACGCGCTCAGCGTGTACTTCCCCAGCTTCTGGTTGAGGCCCACGTGCGAGTCGATGTTGTGCACCCAGGGCAGGCGGCCGGCGCTGCCACGCGCGAGGATGAACGTCTCCGAGCCGCTGCGGCGCGGGTGCGCGCCCAGGTAGTTGAGCGGCGTGCCGGAGCGGCTGCGGTAGCTGGCGCCCACGTTGAAGCTGGTGCTCCGCGTCAGCTGGAACTCGCGCGCGCCGAAGGCCTTCAGCGAGTGCGTCCTGTCCCCGGGCAGCGGGCCGTCGCGGTTGGTGGTGAGCGACAGCAGGTCGAAGTCGCGCGTCAGGTTGGGGGACAGCTGCCCGGTGTCCGCGCGGAACAGGCCGGAGTAGTTGCCGCGCAGCTTCGCCCACGTGTAGCTCGCCTGCGCCAGCCAGCCGCCGGAGAAGGCCTTGGTGTAGTACACGTTGACGGCGTCGTACTCGCGGCGGGCCAGCGGGAAGTCCCCCGAGAAGCCCTTGCCCGGGTTGCCCAGGAAGAAGGTGTTGCCGTCATCGCGGCTCATGTCCTCGATGACGTCGTTGAGCCGGCGCCGGGTGTACGCGACACCGAAGCGGCCCAGCAGCACCTCGTACTCGCCGCCCAGCATGATTTCGTCTGCGGACTGCGCGCGGATGTCCGGGTCCACCGGCACGCGGTCTCCACCCTGCGCGTCCCACGTCCGGTTGGGCCCTTCCGTGGTGCTGCCCAGGCGCTGGCGGTTGCGGGGGCCGGTGCACTCCGTCAGCAGCGACTCGCGGTTGGACGGGTTGCACGCGGGCGCGGTGTACGTGGCGGACAAGAGCTGCTGCTGCGGGAAGGACAGGTCCGCCAGGTCCAGGGGGACGTTCTCGTAGAAGCGCGCGTAGTTGACGAACAGCTTGGAGCGGCCCTGCTGGGTGAAGTCGTAGATGGCGCCGATGCGGGGCGACCACTGGTTGGGCAGGTGCAGGCCCACCTGGTCATCCAGGCCCCAGATGGTCTGCACGTCGTAGCGCAGGCCCACGTTGAGGGTGACCTTGTCCATGACGGACCAGCTGTCCTGCACGAAGCCGCCCATCGTCAGCGACGTGGAGGTGCCCTCCTTGCTCGGCAGGAACACCGGCGAGTCGGGCCCCTCCAGGTAGCCGTACTGGTTGAGCGTGAAGAAGCAGGTGCCGTTGCCGCACTCCTGCCAGGGCGTGCCGCCGGTGCGCGCGCGGTTGTTGTAGAAGCTCATCCGCTCCGCGTCGAAGCCGGCCTTGATGATGTGGTGGCCCAGCGCCTGGAACAGGTAGGTGCCCATCACCTTGCCCTGCACCCGGTCCAGCTCCTGGACGCTGATGGTGCCGGGGCCGCCGGTGGAGTACGCCGTCACCGGGCAGTTGCGGGACTGCTCGGCGGGCGTGCTGCCGCAGGCGCCCGCGGGCACCGGCTCGAACTCGACGATGGAGTGCGGGCCCGGGTTGCTCGTGCGGCGCCAGGCGATGTTGGACTGCGCGGACAGGCCCTGGCCGGACAGGAGCCCCGAGCCGTCCGACGGCAGCGTGTCGTCCGTCTGGTGGTGCCAGCCGAGCGTCGCGTCCACCAGGAGCTTCTTGTCGAAGAAGGACGACGACTGCTTGGCGACGATGTCCAGCACGCCGTTGCTGCGCCGCGTGGCGATGGACTCGTACGCGCCCTGGACGAAGCCGGTGCAGGACAGGCCGACGCACACCTCCGGGTCCCCGTCGTCGCTGAAGGCGTAGCGGCTCGGGCCGCCGGAGGAGCGCGGGGTGCCGAAGACGGACACGGACAGGTTGTGGTCCGGGTTGAAGAGGTACGTCAGCTTGCCGATGTACTGCACGCTGCGCTCGTCCGCGAAGCGGCTCGTCTGCGTGCCCTCAATCGGATTCACCTGGCCGAAGCCCGTGGTCGGGTCCCTGCGCCGGGCGCCCACGGCCGTGCAGCCAATGGCCGGGTTCACCTCGTCGCAGAACTCCAGCGCGCTGAGCTGCCGGTCCACCTTGATGCGGTTGAACGACGGCGCCACGCCCACGTAGAACCAGAGCTTGTCCTTGAGGATGGGGCCGCCCAGGTCGAAGCCGAAGTCGCCCTGAATCCACGGGCTGCCCTTCGCGGAGATGACGCTGCCCTCCTGGCGGATTTCCGTGCCCGAGCGCTGCAGGAAGCCCGGCGCCAGGTTGGTGAACACCGAGCCGTGGAACTCGTTGGAGCCGGACTTGGTGACGACGTTGAGCACGCCGCCGGTGGAGCGGCCGTACTCCGGCATGTAGCCGCCGGTGATGACGTTGACCTCCTGCACGAACTCGACGGACAAGGGCGTGCCCAGCGTGCCCACGCTGGGGTCATTCACCGACAGGCCGTCCACCACGTACTGGCTCTCCGGCGAGCTGCTGCCGCTGACACTCACGCCGTACCGGTCCTCCGTGGCGCCCGGGGCCAGCTCGGCCAGCGACTCGAAGGAGCGCGACGCGGAGCCCTTGGTGCCCGGGCGGATGACGGCGATGTTGCGGATGAAGTCCGCGTCCACGCTCAGGCCCGCGGTGCTCGAGCCCACGTCCAGCGTGGGCGCCTGCGCGACGATGGAGATCTCCTCGCCCAGCGCCGTGGGCAGCAGCTGGATGTTGACGCGCACCGTGCGGTCCAGCCGCAGGACGATGTCCGAGCGCACGAAGGGCTCATAGCCCTCGCGCTCCACCCGCAGCGTGTACGTGCCCGGCGGCAGCTGCGGAAGACGGTACAGGCCGCTCGCATCCGAGACGACCGTCTGCTCACCCTGGAGCCGCGGCGACGTGGCCGTCACCACTGCGTCCGCCAGCGCCTTCTTGTCGTCCGCGCTGGTGATGGTTCCGGTGATGACCGAGGTGCCCTGGGCCAAGGCCCCCGCACCACTCCAAAGCAGCAGCGCGAGACACAGCCCGCGAGCGAGACCTACGCGTGTGGACAAAGCTGACTCCCCTCCAGGTAACTGGAGGGGCACTTTGTCTCAAATCACGAGAAAGCAACAATACTGAAAATAACCGGTGAGGCCCCTCGCGCGGCCCGCTCGCGGCCCTCAGGCGGGAGGTGCCTCCCGGGTCGCGGATGCCTCGGCGTCACGGCGGGTGCGGCCGGGGGAGGTGCGGCGGGGAAGCCCCGCGAGGAGGTCGTCGGCGAAGCGGTCCGCGAGCGCGGCGATGGTGAGGCTGGGGTTGGGGCCGGTGGGGCCGGGCATGACGGAGCCGTCCGCCACGTAGAGGCCGGGGTAGTTGAAGGCCTCGCCCTCCGCGGACACCACGCCCTCGGTGGGGGCGCGGCCCATGGGGCAGCCGCCGAGCGGGTGCACCGTCACCACCCGGCTCAGGTAGCTGAGCGGGTTGTGCACCATCTTCCCCTCCAGCGCCTTCGCGATGTCCTCCATCGACTTGCGCACCCGCGTGAAGTACTCGCGCGAGCCGTGGGTGCGCCAGTCGATGTCCAGCATCCCCTCCTTCGTCAGGCGCATGTTGCCGTCGGGCGTGTCGCGGCCCATGGCGAGCAGCGGCAGGGACGTGGACGACACCTCGCAGCGTCCCAGCATCTCACTGATTTCGCTGCCCACGTCCGAGTCGTGGATGAAGCCAAGCCAGCCCTTCGTGAGGCGGCTCGCCAGGCGCACGCCGCGCTTGAGGAGCGCGAGCTGCTGGGAGCCCTCGTACAGCCAGTTGAAGAACTCCGGGTAGCCCGCGTCCTCCACGTAGTAGCCGCGCCCGGTGCCGCCCTCCTCCTTCCCCCGGAAGTGGATGGCGCTGGTGATGACGGGCCCATGGCCGCCGTCCAGCACGCGGGGCAGCAGCTTGCCCGTGCTGCTGTCCATGCACTTGAGCAGGAAGCCCAGCAGGTCTCCGTTGCCGCAGAAGCGCGTGCCCAGCTGCCCGCTGAGCGCCGGGAAGTGGCGCCGGTTCTTCAGCAGCAGGTACGTGGTGCCGAAGGTGCCCGCGGACAGGATGAGCCGGTCCGCGGTGAGTGTCACCCGGGGCAGCAGCGACGTGGGAATCTCCAGCGGCTCGCCCTCGCGCGCCTGCGAGTGGTCCACGTACTGCACCACGAAGCCGCCGCCGTCCGCGGGCCAGAACTCCTTCACCTCCGCCCGGGTGTACAGCCGGGCCCCGGCGCGCTCGGCGGCGGACAGGTATGTGTAGTCGAGCGTGTTCTTGCTGCCGTAGTTGCAGCCGATGTCGCACTCCCCGCACAGCCGGCAGGTGGTGCGCGTGCGGCCGTGCGTGTTGCCGAGGGGCTCGTGGATGGGCTCACCCGGCACGGGTGTCTCGCCGGGGTTGCCGAAGGTGACGGCCAGCGGAGGAACCTGCCAGTCAGCGTCCCGGCCCATGCGCTGTGCGGCGAGCTGCATGGCCTTCGTCTTGGCGGTGGACTTGTAGGGCTCGTGCGCTATCGGATAGCGCTGGGCACCCATCATCCGCTCCACCGTGTCGTAGTGGGGGTCCAGCTGCTCGCGGTTGACGGGCCAGTACTCGTAGCCACCGTTGTTCAGGTCCTCCTGGACGAAGGTCTTCTCGTCCTTGCGCAGCAGCACGTTGGCGTAGATGAGCGAGCCGCCCCCCAGCCCCGCGGACACCACGCCCCCCAGGCCCTTGAAGGACCACAGGTTGAACAGGCCGTGCTTGCCCTGGGCGGGGTCCCAGAAGTTCCGGCTCATGTCGTACGGGCTGCGTGGGAAGGAGCCGGGGGGATACTTCTTGCCCCGCTCCAGCACGCAGACCCGCAGCCCCGCCTCCGCCAGCCGGTACGCCATCACCGAGCCGCCGAAGCCCGACCCCACGATGAT of the Pyxidicoccus xibeiensis genome contains:
- a CDS encoding PAS domain-containing sensor histidine kinase, with translation MRREDTSEPLKHDTVRALAAATGKVVWVLTPGGALADDSPSWRAHTGQSVDEARGPGWGDAIHPEDRDASRRAWAAAQAPATPYDVELRIRRPNLRYTRARVHAVPVLDAAGAVGEWVATLDEVWLDESVRRNEERLRLATQAAKVAVWEYDFVAGQMTRTENHDGLYGLPPQQVWTYECFTSATHPDDVAPADRAIQESCAPGGPDDYAVDFRVIHADGSTHWLACIGHIFARDASGRATLVRGTLSDVTRLKTVEAELREAVRVRDEFLQIASHELNTPLTPLALKLESLQRLAERGPLTGDAVQRHVDVAKRQMKRLTGLIRDLLDVTRLSHGRLKLTPSEASLPALVRAVVERFAPEAQRVGSPLHLTVDGDVTGHWDVARLEQVVENLLGNALKYGQGKPVSVEVSGSADSARLVVRDEGLGIEAEALPRIFDKFERAHSARHHGGLGLGLFITRQIVDGHGGTIHVTSEPGRGACFEVRLPLRHAPRP
- a CDS encoding TonB-dependent receptor, which translates into the protein MSTRVGLARGLCLALLLWSGAGALAQGTSVITGTITSADDKKALADAVVTATSPRLQGEQTVVSDASGLYRLPQLPPGTYTLRVEREGYEPFVRSDIVLRLDRTVRVNIQLLPTALGEEISIVAQAPTLDVGSSTAGLSVDADFIRNIAVIRPGTKGSASRSFESLAELAPGATEDRYGVSVSGSSSPESQYVVDGLSVNDPSVGTLGTPLSVEFVQEVNVITGGYMPEYGRSTGGVLNVVTKSGSNEFHGSVFTNLAPGFLQRSGTEIRQEGSVISAKGSPWIQGDFGFDLGGPILKDKLWFYVGVAPSFNRIKVDRQLSALEFCDEVNPAIGCTAVGARRRDPTTGFGQVNPIEGTQTSRFADERSVQYIGKLTYLFNPDHNLSVSVFGTPRSSGGPSRYAFSDDGDPEVCVGLSCTGFVQGAYESIATRRSNGVLDIVAKQSSSFFDKKLLVDATLGWHHQTDDTLPSDGSGLLSGQGLSAQSNIAWRRTSNPGPHSIVEFEPVPAGACGSTPAEQSRNCPVTAYSTGGPGTISVQELDRVQGKVMGTYLFQALGHHIIKAGFDAERMSFYNNRARTGGTPWQECGNGTCFFTLNQYGYLEGPDSPVFLPSKEGTSTSLTMGGFVQDSWSVMDKVTLNVGLRYDVQTIWGLDDQVGLHLPNQWSPRIGAIYDFTQQGRSKLFVNYARFYENVPLDLADLSFPQQQLLSATYTAPACNPSNRESLLTECTGPRNRQRLGSTTEGPNRTWDAQGGDRVPVDPDIRAQSADEIMLGGEYEVLLGRFGVAYTRRRLNDVIEDMSRDDGNTFFLGNPGKGFSGDFPLARREYDAVNVYYTKAFSGGWLAQASYTWAKLRGNYSGLFRADTGQLSPNLTRDFDLLSLTTNRDGPLPGDRTHSLKAFGAREFQLTRSTSFNVGASYRSRSGTPLNYLGAHPRRSGSETFILARGSAGRLPWVHNIDSHVGLNQKLGKYTLSASLDVFNLFNFQQHTSVDQTLTFTRVYAIEQGGTPADLSACLDPNNPGCKIISTTTNQRISTADINPNFKRPTAYQAPRSIRLGARVSF
- a CDS encoding GMC oxidoreductase produces the protein MEAGNEHYDAIIVGSGFGGSVMAYRLAEAGLRVCVLERGKKYPPGSFPRSPYDMSRNFWDPAQGKHGLFNLWSFKGLGGVVSAGLGGGSLIYANVLLRKDEKTFVQEDLNNGGYEYWPVNREQLDPHYDTVERMMGAQRYPIAHEPYKSTAKTKAMQLAAQRMGRDADWQVPPLAVTFGNPGETPVPGEPIHEPLGNTHGRTRTTCRLCGECDIGCNYGSKNTLDYTYLSAAERAGARLYTRAEVKEFWPADGGGFVVQYVDHSQAREGEPLEIPTSLLPRVTLTADRLILSAGTFGTTYLLLKNRRHFPALSGQLGTRFCGNGDLLGFLLKCMDSSTGKLLPRVLDGGHGPVITSAIHFRGKEEGGTGRGYYVEDAGYPEFFNWLYEGSQQLALLKRGVRLASRLTKGWLGFIHDSDVGSEISEMLGRCEVSSTSLPLLAMGRDTPDGNMRLTKEGMLDIDWRTHGSREYFTRVRKSMEDIAKALEGKMVHNPLSYLSRVVTVHPLGGCPMGRAPTEGVVSAEGEAFNYPGLYVADGSVMPGPTGPNPSLTIAALADRFADDLLAGLPRRTSPGRTRRDAEASATREAPPA